A single region of the Cucumis melo cultivar AY chromosome 3, USDA_Cmelo_AY_1.0, whole genome shotgun sequence genome encodes:
- the LOC103488260 gene encoding photosynthetic NDH subunit of subcomplex B 3, chloroplastic: protein MSSLNVTTAFLSLRQPEFFSDKVNRRCLIGNFPNRKPTRPLSVAANSSEPLLSTPAEKPEIELEFIGPKPGSDGSFPVDTVKAISGDKLLRNIMLDNKIELYAPYGKLMNCGGGGSCGTCIVEILDGKDLLNERTNTELRYLKKKPESWRLACQTIVGNKENSGKVGSLE from the exons ATGTCGTCCCTGAATGTCACCACCGCTTTTTTATCACTCCGGCAGCCGGAATTTTTCTCCGATAAAGTAAATCGTCGATGCCTCATCGGAAATTTTCCTAATCGGAAACCAACCAGGCCGCTCTCCGTCGCTGCGAATTCTTCGGAGCCATTGCTGTCGACTCCTGCGGAAAAGCCTGAGATCGAGCTCGAATTTATTGGG CCGAAGCCGGGAAGCGACGGATCGTTTCCGGTGGATACGGTCAAGGCGATAAGCGGCGACAAGCTTTTGAGGAATATAATGCTGGATAATAAAATCGAGTTGTACGCCCCCTAT GGAAAATTGATGAACTGTGGTGGTGGTGGAAGTTGTGGGACCTGTATTGTCGAG ATACTTGATGGAAAGGATCTATTGAATGAGAGAACAAATACTGAACTCCGTTACCTGAAGAAG AAACCCGAAAGTTGGAGGCTTGCATGTCAGACAATTGTTGGCAATAAAGAGAACTCTGGAAAG GTGGGGTCACTTGAATAA